One part of the Sulfolobus tengchongensis genome encodes these proteins:
- a CDS encoding ATP-binding protein, with protein MLFDERPKMKREELFDREKELNELLSNLHRPLILLTGVRRIGKTSLLLVALNESKIPYILIDARKLKENYGFKDLYYLLSTSLSSSLDRLGEVLKKIKGVNILGMSVELSWKGRNYISLADLFDHLNEKRVIIAIDEAQRLRGPLSKEIRDAIAHAYDYDRNLTFILTGSEIGLLYDFLGIEDQTSPLYGRYYYELNLNRFSRSESEGFLEKGFEEYNVKVEKNIIDDIVNFLDGIPGWLTLAGNYLVSGKSLEDVKKISIEIALNEIFNLLESKRKVSEIVSRRYRYVLKCISEGKNTWSKLFECVSEKEGTAISSNTLSNVLHQLEGMSIIQNYEFLDPVYKEACKRLL; from the coding sequence TTGTTATTTGACGAAAGACCAAAAATGAAAAGAGAAGAATTATTTGATAGAGAGAAGGAGCTCAATGAACTTCTCTCTAACTTACATAGACCACTTATTCTTCTTACTGGAGTGAGGAGGATTGGTAAAACTTCTCTTCTACTAGTAGCCTTGAACGAGAGTAAAATCCCATACATTTTGATTGATGCTAGAAAGCTTAAGGAAAATTACGGATTCAAGGATTTATACTACCTGCTTTCTACATCCCTTTCCTCCTCCCTAGATAGATTAGGTGAAGTATTAAAGAAAATTAAAGGTGTAAATATCTTAGGAATGTCAGTAGAGCTCTCATGGAAAGGAAGAAATTACATTTCTTTAGCAGACCTCTTTGATCATTTGAACGAAAAGAGAGTGATAATAGCAATAGATGAAGCTCAAAGGCTAAGAGGTCCTCTGTCAAAAGAGATCAGAGACGCTATAGCTCACGCTTATGATTATGATAGAAACTTAACATTTATATTGACTGGGTCTGAAATCGGCTTGCTTTATGACTTTCTCGGTATCGAAGATCAAACTTCCCCTTTATATGGTAGATACTATTATGAATTAAATCTCAATAGATTTTCAAGGAGTGAAAGTGAGGGATTTCTAGAGAAAGGATTTGAAGAATATAATGTGAAAGTGGAGAAAAACATAATTGATGATATAGTGAACTTTCTAGATGGAATTCCTGGATGGCTGACATTAGCAGGTAATTATTTAGTTTCTGGGAAGAGTTTAGAAGATGTTAAAAAAATTAGTATTGAAATAGCGTTAAACGAGATTTTCAACCTGCTTGAAAGCAAGAGAAAGGTTTCTGAGATTGTAAGTAGAAGATATAGATACGTGCTTAAATGTATTTCAGAAGGAAAAAATACTTGGAGCAAATTATTTGAGTGTGTCAGTGAAAAGGAGGGGACTGCAATATCTTCAAATACGTTGAGTAACGTTTTACATCAGCTTGAAGGAATGAGTATAATCCAAAATTATGAGTTTTTAGACCCGGTTTATAAGGAGGCTTGTAAAAGATTATTGTAA
- a CDS encoding ABC transporter permease, producing MFEILLYEWRRGIARKKVIVLTLISFIFELGIYFAIYFAPSKSLKTLIIPLSPYLWALGVLLPQAILIHFLAISIASGSMAEEYEQGTVDYFISKPLTRFRFIMEKWLGSFTLLFVIYMAMVIIALIMSFSLFGIQNDLVLLPEIVGSVLFSTLVFLNIAFAIGEILRRSNLSFTISGFVLIASIIISFVLVFVSQLTHSSSYEYISEYLPTWGSTELPFMLLQSSPFSEIVRGLNIIPTISNNVVMATVSILVYSIIPLILSLLSFLMRDIPKKIS from the coding sequence ATGTTTGAAATTCTCCTTTATGAGTGGAGAAGAGGAATAGCCAGGAAAAAAGTAATTGTATTAACACTCATTTCATTCATATTTGAGTTAGGGATCTACTTCGCAATATATTTTGCTCCATCTAAATCATTAAAAACCCTAATAATCCCCTTATCTCCCTATTTATGGGCTTTAGGAGTCCTATTACCTCAAGCAATTCTGATACATTTCTTAGCCATATCGATAGCATCTGGCTCTATGGCTGAGGAATATGAACAAGGAACTGTGGACTACTTTATATCTAAACCTTTGACGAGATTCAGATTTATAATGGAGAAATGGTTAGGATCTTTTACTCTTCTTTTCGTCATATATATGGCAATGGTTATAATAGCACTAATAATGTCCTTCTCATTATTTGGAATTCAGAACGATCTAGTACTTTTACCAGAGATTGTGGGGTCAGTATTATTCTCAACTCTTGTTTTCTTAAATATCGCCTTTGCTATTGGCGAAATACTCAGAAGAAGCAATTTATCATTCACAATAAGTGGATTCGTTCTCATAGCTTCAATAATTATCTCATTCGTACTAGTATTTGTCTCGCAATTAACGCATAGCAGTAGTTACGAATACATTTCAGAGTACTTGCCTACCTGGGGTTCAACGGAGCTTCCTTTCATGCTTTTACAATCATCTCCGTTTAGCGAAATTGTAAGAGGACTAAATATAATACCCACAATAAGCAACAATGTGGTAATGGCTACTGTCTCGATCTTAGTATACTCTATAATACCTCTCATCTTATCCCTATTAAGCTTCTTAATGAGGGATATTCCTAAGAAGATAAGCTGA
- a CDS encoding LamG-like jellyroll fold domain-containing protein, translated as MVKLGRRKFLGLSASALTAMSLITFIEEQRLKENSYFPHIFNEYSAIVFGNPSTQYTAVTNNGEILFKGNCNEGSGTCGIYETIEYVQKVYGYGKIGLFGVFFPTKSPSISSNIKIGGNAILYVNPNTLPFIVSLAREGNIKILWYKNIGIINYILEKRGSFSLSPYVIFTTTSDTLLFANGDQAIGAPSSFTISIWVNGNPNPYGGYILSYGSVENGKIWTLQNQNNLVKFSGASGSVFASSPNTPFHVAVVCKGDECDLYINGINMDSNLIKINYISPAYIWINNFPINSQQGGLNLVSWKSYVENVQIYNSPLSSSQISQLATSPVHDPVDESIIFWALYRYIFYLGDLITGKGFQRMGGLLYGGSI; from the coding sequence GTGGTTAAGCTTGGAAGAAGAAAGTTTCTAGGATTATCAGCTTCCGCTCTGACAGCGATGAGCTTAATTACATTTATAGAAGAGCAACGACTTAAGGAAAATAGCTATTTCCCTCATATCTTTAATGAGTATTCAGCGATAGTTTTTGGTAATCCTAGTACGCAATACACAGCAGTTACAAACAACGGAGAAATATTATTTAAAGGAAACTGTAATGAAGGCTCCGGAACTTGTGGTATTTACGAGACCATTGAGTATGTTCAAAAGGTCTATGGATATGGAAAGATTGGACTATTTGGAGTTTTTTTCCCTACTAAATCGCCTTCGATAAGTTCCAATATAAAAATAGGTGGAAATGCAATTTTATACGTTAATCCGAATACTTTACCATTTATAGTTTCATTAGCAAGGGAGGGCAATATAAAAATTCTATGGTATAAAAATATAGGTATTATAAATTATATTCTTGAAAAAAGAGGCTCTTTCTCCCTAAGTCCATACGTGATTTTTACGACCACATCAGATACACTCTTGTTTGCTAATGGAGATCAAGCTATTGGTGCACCTAGTTCTTTTACTATTTCCATATGGGTTAATGGAAATCCAAATCCATACGGCGGATATATTTTATCATATGGCTCTGTGGAAAATGGTAAAATTTGGACATTACAAAATCAAAATAATCTAGTAAAATTTAGTGGAGCTTCAGGGAGTGTTTTCGCTTCTTCTCCAAATACTCCTTTTCACGTAGCAGTAGTATGTAAGGGTGACGAATGTGATTTATATATTAATGGAATTAATATGGATTCTAATCTTATCAAGATAAACTATATCAGCCCTGCATATATATGGATAAATAATTTTCCAATTAATTCCCAACAAGGTGGCCTTAATTTAGTATCATGGAAATCATATGTGGAGAATGTTCAAATATATAACTCTCCACTATCTTCTTCTCAGATATCACAATTAGCCACTTCTCCGGTTCATGACCCTGTAGATGAATCAATAATCTTCTGGGCTCTCTATAGATATATATTTTATTTAGGAGATCTAATAACCGGTAAAGGATTTCAAAGAATGGGTGGACTTCTATACGGAGGATCAATATAA
- a CDS encoding ABC transporter ATP-binding protein, producing the protein MISVNGVVKRYGNKLALDDVSLHVDRGTFVSLIGPNGAGKTTLIRILLTLMKPDKGDVQILGYNPFHNKKVLREVGYVQEIPTYPPFLSGRQILELSAKVKGIDKSEVKRVLEFVEMDSLANFPIIKYSKGLVQRIAIAEALLGNPMVLILDEPNMGIDPIFSLKTREILTKLKRKYNVTILMTSHEMEDVKKLSDTIYMLYKGKVVFKGSVEDMIRKFLGIQVVIETDNISETEKLLKEIEYVNGVFNEGNKIVAKLAEDKREDLLKVLVANGIRVKGFYMDLNLEEAYARALKNV; encoded by the coding sequence ATGATCAGTGTAAATGGCGTAGTGAAAAGATACGGTAACAAATTAGCGTTAGATGATGTTTCCTTACATGTGGATAGGGGTACTTTCGTCTCTTTAATAGGTCCTAACGGGGCTGGAAAAACCACTTTAATTAGAATTTTACTCACTCTGATGAAACCAGATAAAGGAGATGTTCAAATTCTTGGTTACAATCCTTTCCATAATAAGAAGGTTTTAAGGGAAGTTGGGTACGTACAAGAAATACCAACTTACCCTCCATTTTTATCCGGAAGACAAATATTAGAACTCTCAGCTAAGGTAAAGGGAATTGATAAAAGTGAGGTAAAAAGGGTTTTAGAATTCGTAGAAATGGACAGCCTTGCTAATTTTCCGATAATAAAATATAGTAAAGGATTGGTTCAAAGAATAGCTATTGCTGAAGCGCTTTTAGGTAATCCTATGGTTCTAATTTTGGATGAACCCAATATGGGAATAGACCCGATTTTTTCTCTAAAAACTAGAGAAATTCTAACTAAGTTAAAGAGAAAATATAATGTTACTATTCTAATGACCTCTCATGAGATGGAAGATGTGAAGAAATTGTCAGATACGATATATATGCTCTATAAAGGTAAGGTAGTCTTTAAAGGAAGTGTTGAGGATATGATAAGGAAATTCCTAGGTATTCAAGTTGTAATTGAAACTGATAATATAAGTGAAACTGAAAAACTCTTGAAAGAGATTGAGTATGTAAACGGTGTATTTAATGAGGGTAATAAAATCGTAGCTAAATTAGCTGAAGACAAAAGAGAGGATTTGTTAAAGGTATTGGTAGCAAATGGTATAAGGGTTAAGGGTTTTTACATGGATTTAAATTTGGAAGAAGCTTATGCGAGGGCATTGAAAAATGTTTGA
- a CDS encoding winged helix-turn-helix domain-containing protein, translating to MEERKRRSNTEIIYAILKGCVEGSGKTKLMYMARLNYPVFMKYISKLERLNLVYFDGKKYVITEKGEKVLGLLDKYMETYIRLSEIRKELEELL from the coding sequence ATGGAAGAAAGGAAAAGAAGGAGTAATACTGAGATAATTTATGCAATATTAAAGGGATGTGTGGAAGGAAGCGGAAAGACTAAACTAATGTATATGGCGAGATTAAATTACCCCGTATTCATGAAGTATATTTCTAAATTAGAGAGATTAAATCTTGTATACTTTGATGGAAAAAAGTATGTAATAACTGAAAAAGGAGAAAAAGTCCTTGGGTTACTAGATAAGTATATGGAAACTTATATTAGGTTAAGCGAGATAAGAAAAGAATTGGAAGAATTACTGTAA
- a CDS encoding glycosyltransferase → MRLNILVLIVTHNPKIEIILHNIYCLRITSSDIKILIIDNNSDIPIDLIDSIDFFLKFRKNTGLAYAYNIGLEIARTLGIKWLLILDQDSKLHGKIDFDKIFQNYNNLLIKDHVAIISLNKMFCYTTDQRIGNFIVCKSAVNSGSILNVDICHKIPYNTKLFLDRIDNEYCYRLRRNGYFVLAYNEQLLTHTIGDKILPYRKLLSRSVLFLFKLRRIRYGIKSFIASSRNNDVYVYYNNYLRYYFIIRNTIYLILRRMIDSFYASTLITWSLSLYERTNIIIFIKFMILAILHGIIGDLEKDNKKLTRYL, encoded by the coding sequence ATGAGATTAAATATACTAGTGTTGATTGTGACTCATAATCCGAAGATTGAAATCATATTGCATAATATATATTGTCTAAGAATAACTTCTTCAGATATAAAAATTCTAATTATTGATAATAATTCAGACATACCAATTGATTTGATAGATTCTATAGACTTCTTTTTGAAATTTAGAAAAAATACTGGACTTGCATATGCATATAATATTGGACTGGAAATTGCAAGAACATTAGGTATAAAATGGTTGCTAATATTGGATCAAGATTCCAAATTACATGGCAAAATTGATTTTGATAAAATATTTCAAAATTATAATAATTTATTAATAAAAGATCATGTAGCGATAATTTCATTAAATAAGATGTTTTGTTATACAACCGATCAACGTATAGGAAATTTCATTGTTTGTAAGTCAGCTGTGAATAGTGGGAGTATACTAAATGTTGATATATGTCATAAAATCCCTTATAATACCAAGTTATTTCTAGATAGAATAGATAATGAATATTGCTATCGATTAAGAAGAAACGGATATTTTGTTTTGGCATATAATGAGCAGTTGCTCACTCATACCATAGGTGATAAAATTTTACCTTATAGAAAACTGCTATCTAGATCAGTTTTATTTTTGTTTAAACTTAGAAGAATAAGATATGGTATCAAGAGTTTTATTGCTAGCTCTCGTAATAATGACGTTTACGTTTATTATAACAATTATTTACGATACTATTTCATTATCAGAAATACAATTTATTTAATCCTTAGAAGAATGATAGATTCTTTCTACGCCTCCACTTTGATTACATGGTCTCTTTCGCTATATGAAAGAACTAATATTATAATATTCATTAAGTTTATGATATTAGCTATACTACATGGAATTATTGGAGATCTGGAGAAAGATAATAAGAAACTTACTAGATATTTATAG